From one Idiomarina sp. X4 genomic stretch:
- a CDS encoding anhydro-N-acetylmuramic acid kinase — protein MSELYVGLMSGTSMDAIDAVLVQIDADGKPALNASLSFPIPIELRNRLLQLSVSDQWRADEFAELDVLFSEQSAAAVKELLSKVQVPAENVTAIASHGQTVRHKPGHRSPYTLQLGDPSRLAFNTQIDVIHDFRRKDVAAGGQGAPLVPAFHRHIFAQPEKSVAIVNLGGIANITWLGPQQQLLGFDTGPANTLMDQWIQHCNANKSYDENGHLASQGKVIEELLNVLLQHPFFSRKAPKSTGREEFNLAYLKRLLKANYTPEDVQRTLLALTAETLSNEINGLPTKPEQVYFCGGGTNNELLITEITQRLGSTICGTTQELGVDPQWVEAMAFAWLGWCYEHKKPGNHPAVTGAAAPVVLGSKTLFS, from the coding sequence ATGTCCGAGCTTTATGTTGGCTTAATGTCAGGAACCAGCATGGACGCGATTGACGCCGTGCTGGTTCAGATAGACGCTGACGGAAAGCCTGCTCTAAATGCATCCCTTAGCTTCCCTATTCCAATTGAACTGCGTAATCGGCTCTTACAGCTTAGCGTGAGTGACCAATGGCGTGCCGATGAGTTCGCTGAGTTGGATGTACTTTTTTCTGAGCAATCTGCTGCTGCCGTAAAGGAGTTATTGAGTAAAGTTCAAGTGCCGGCTGAAAATGTCACAGCCATAGCCAGTCATGGTCAAACCGTTCGTCACAAACCCGGTCATCGTTCGCCTTACACGCTGCAGTTAGGTGATCCTTCCAGGCTGGCATTTAACACCCAAATAGACGTCATACATGACTTTCGCCGCAAAGACGTCGCAGCTGGCGGTCAAGGCGCGCCATTAGTCCCGGCGTTTCACAGGCACATTTTCGCCCAACCAGAGAAAAGCGTCGCTATTGTTAACTTAGGTGGCATTGCCAACATCACGTGGTTAGGCCCTCAGCAACAGCTACTTGGCTTTGATACAGGCCCTGCCAATACCTTGATGGACCAGTGGATACAACACTGCAATGCAAACAAAAGCTACGATGAGAATGGTCACTTAGCGAGTCAGGGCAAGGTTATAGAAGAGCTGTTAAATGTGTTACTACAACATCCATTCTTTTCCCGCAAAGCGCCAAAGAGTACTGGCCGTGAAGAGTTTAACCTGGCGTATTTAAAGCGGCTTCTCAAAGCGAACTACACACCTGAAGATGTTCAAAGAACCTTGCTCGCACTTACTGCCGAAACGCTAAGTAACGAAATTAATGGTTTACCCACGAAGCCTGAGCAGGTTTACTTTTGCGGCGGCGGTACCAACAATGAGCTGCTCATAACAGAAATCACCCAGCGCCTCGGTTCAACGATATGTGGAACGACGCAAGAGCTTGGAGTTGACCCTCAATGGGTTGAGGCAATGGCGTTTGCCTGGTTAGGTTGGTGCTATGAGCATAAAAAACCGGGGAACCACCCTGCAGTCACAGGTGCAGCGGCCCCGGTTGTACTCGGTTCTAAAACGTTATTTTCTTAA
- a CDS encoding OapA family protein produces MTLKVVSQMQRMFLQLPHSHKILISAISIALLILLVIPSEPATASKNTTSVDQLVPGKRYQLELAFDNNANNEESATQELHWQTYQIKSGDNLADIFSKLGFSAQELYRVTESGEEAKLLRKVHPGDLLRFATDSNEKLVQLTHDINGTDTLIITRQKDSFVAEVEVKDVEVRTEFAHAVIDSSFWNAGISSGLTDNQIMRIANIFGWDIDFALDLRKNDEFSVLFETHYVDGEFVGYGKILAAEFVNRGEHFQAILHDNGQYYTPNGRAMRKTFLRSPVNFTYISSSFNPRRLHPVTGRVRPHNGIDYAASTGTPVMSSGDGKVVQAGYNHLNGNYIFVQHGERYTTKYLHLSRKHVRTGDRVKQGQVIGRVGATGRVTGAHLHYEFLVDGVHRNPRTVELPQAKSLAESELPAFRQQADQIIAVLNDNKRVYLAMR; encoded by the coding sequence ATGACATTGAAAGTAGTTTCTCAAATGCAGCGGATGTTCCTGCAACTTCCGCATTCTCATAAAATACTAATCAGCGCGATTAGTATTGCTCTATTAATTTTGTTGGTGATTCCTTCAGAGCCAGCAACGGCATCTAAAAATACAACCTCCGTTGACCAACTTGTTCCGGGTAAGCGCTACCAGCTGGAACTGGCCTTTGATAATAACGCCAATAATGAAGAAAGCGCCACTCAAGAGCTTCACTGGCAAACTTATCAAATCAAGTCTGGCGATAATTTAGCCGACATTTTTAGCAAGCTAGGTTTTAGCGCACAAGAGCTTTATCGCGTCACTGAGTCAGGTGAAGAGGCCAAGCTGCTGCGCAAAGTACATCCTGGCGATCTGCTGCGCTTCGCGACAGACTCAAATGAGAAGTTAGTTCAATTAACGCACGACATTAACGGCACCGACACACTCATCATCACTCGTCAAAAAGACAGCTTTGTCGCGGAAGTTGAAGTTAAAGACGTTGAAGTGCGTACCGAGTTTGCACATGCGGTAATTGACTCGAGTTTTTGGAATGCTGGTATTAGTTCCGGACTGACCGACAACCAAATTATGCGTATCGCCAACATCTTCGGTTGGGATATCGACTTCGCCCTCGACTTACGCAAAAACGATGAGTTCAGTGTGTTATTTGAAACGCATTACGTCGACGGTGAGTTTGTTGGCTACGGAAAAATACTGGCCGCCGAGTTCGTCAACCGGGGCGAACACTTCCAGGCCATATTGCATGACAATGGCCAGTATTACACGCCAAATGGGCGTGCAATGCGTAAAACATTTTTACGCTCGCCGGTTAATTTTACTTATATAAGCTCCAGTTTTAACCCACGTCGCCTGCATCCGGTGACCGGCCGCGTGCGCCCGCACAACGGCATTGACTACGCAGCATCAACCGGCACACCGGTTATGTCTTCTGGTGACGGTAAAGTGGTTCAGGCTGGCTATAACCATTTAAATGGTAATTACATTTTTGTGCAGCACGGCGAACGCTACACGACGAAATACTTACATTTAAGTCGCAAGCACGTCAGAACGGGCGATCGCGTTAAACAAGGCCAGGTAATTGGTCGTGTCGGCGCAACAGGCCGGGTAACCGGTGCTCACTTACATTACGAATTCCTGGTTGATGGCGTTCACAGAAACCCTCGCACAGTAGAGCTACCACAGGCGAAATCTCTGGCCGAGTCAGAGCTGCCAGCATTCCGCCAGCAAGCCGACCAAATTATTGCAGTATTAAACGACAATAAACGTGTTTATTTGGCAATGAGATAA
- the tyrS gene encoding tyrosine--tRNA ligase gives MKTEVAEAIAEITRGAEEVLLEQELAEKLESGKPLVVKAGFDPTAPDLHLGHTVLINKLRVLQDFGHKIVFLIGDFTGMIGDPTGKNVTRKPLTPEEVAANAETYKEQVFKILDPEKTEIRFNSEWMSKMGAADMIKLAARQTVARMLERDDFKKRYQNNQSIAIHEFLYPLVQGWDSVELKADIELGGTDQRFNLLMGRELQKEEGLRPQTVMMTPLLEGLDGVQKMSKSLNNYIGITESPNDMFGKIMSVSDELMWRYFDLLSFRSIAEIDGLKADVAAGKNPRDVKVLLAKEIIARFHSDDAADKAEQDFIQRFQKNALPDEIEEKTIAVGAEGMGIANVLKEAGLVQSTSEALRMLKQNAVKLDGERFTDKNYVCTDKDSGVYQVGKRRFAKLTLTA, from the coding sequence ATGAAAACAGAAGTGGCAGAGGCTATTGCTGAAATTACACGTGGTGCCGAGGAGGTGCTGCTGGAACAAGAGCTGGCAGAGAAGCTGGAAAGCGGCAAGCCTCTGGTTGTTAAAGCTGGTTTTGACCCTACTGCTCCTGATTTGCATTTAGGTCACACCGTGCTTATCAATAAATTGCGGGTGTTACAGGACTTTGGCCATAAAATTGTTTTCCTCATTGGTGACTTTACCGGCATGATTGGTGACCCAACGGGTAAGAATGTGACTCGTAAACCCCTAACACCGGAAGAAGTGGCTGCTAACGCTGAAACCTATAAAGAGCAAGTGTTTAAGATTCTGGACCCGGAAAAGACAGAGATTCGCTTTAACTCGGAGTGGATGTCGAAAATGGGCGCTGCCGATATGATTAAATTGGCTGCCCGTCAAACCGTTGCTCGTATGCTTGAACGTGATGACTTCAAAAAGCGCTACCAAAACAACCAGTCGATTGCGATTCACGAATTTCTGTACCCACTAGTGCAGGGCTGGGATTCTGTAGAACTGAAAGCAGACATCGAACTCGGTGGCACCGATCAGCGTTTCAATCTGCTAATGGGTCGCGAGCTGCAAAAAGAAGAAGGGCTGCGCCCCCAGACCGTCATGATGACGCCGCTGCTGGAAGGCCTGGATGGCGTGCAAAAAATGTCGAAGTCGCTGAATAACTACATTGGTATAACTGAGTCACCCAACGATATGTTTGGCAAAATCATGTCGGTTTCTGATGAGTTAATGTGGCGTTACTTTGACCTTTTAAGTTTCCGCTCCATTGCTGAAATTGATGGTTTAAAAGCGGATGTAGCGGCGGGTAAAAACCCACGTGATGTCAAAGTACTGCTGGCGAAAGAGATTATTGCGCGTTTTCATTCAGACGACGCGGCTGACAAAGCTGAGCAGGACTTTATTCAGCGCTTTCAGAAAAACGCCCTGCCAGATGAGATTGAAGAAAAAACGATAGCCGTCGGTGCTGAAGGCATGGGCATTGCTAATGTGCTAAAAGAAGCGGGGTTAGTTCAATCCACATCGGAAGCATTGCGAATGCTCAAGCAAAATGCTGTGAAGCTGGATGGTGAGCGTTTCACCGACAAGAACTACGTATGCACAGACAAGGACTCGGGTGTCTACCAGGTCGGTAAACGTCGTTTTGCGAAGCTGACGCTGACAGCTTAA
- a CDS encoding methyl-accepting chemotaxis protein, with the protein MKITVAMRVIGGFAIITLLLLVISLSSLFNINSIGSSVDNVNDKAMPALNEVAAIKVDTLELASLQLEAYYAESLSAIDSYRGEFDASRESLVSSLNDLQQLIKGEGQSALINGTEASVTQYVDLIDQLFNYQREYLELRGTTSEQLDEIAFNIDDAAIMLLDTMDMSNNEVVSREASNIESSLSSLITLMYDLNKAGNLDSANVIKSEIDINIDSIRPRLEALDNESTGSAEQMVDDAVTTVRNAIDKLQGPGSYPNNVILRQQRRVDAGRALEQAQQQSDTLMTQTDELQTSVRNIAEDSRNSAADSISTSSWINSIITVISIALAVLISWLTVRSISRPLSRVNHMLNIMAEGNLTERVDYDAQDEFGELATNTNKLTVNLRKLIEGIANRATQLATAAEQSSNVSDETTNAIDEQRRQIEQVATATQEMNNTASEMADGADQALREIQHSDDEAKRVRQISDKNRSTIEQLAHEIQGASQVIDQLSENSSNIGGILDVIRGIADQTNLLALNAAIEAARAGEQGRGFAVVADEVRTLASRTQESTEEIQDMIESLQTDSKRAVEVMNRGREQAELSVQQSDEAAQALQSITESVHQASDSSNHIANAAQEQSRTAHDISERLESIVSIAEQTASGSKQTAQASNEVAKLADELQDSIKSFRV; encoded by the coding sequence ATGAAAATAACGGTTGCTATGCGAGTAATTGGTGGCTTTGCCATCATCACCCTGCTCTTACTCGTCATCAGTTTGAGTTCACTGTTTAACATCAACAGTATAGGCTCATCCGTCGACAACGTTAACGACAAAGCCATGCCAGCGCTGAACGAAGTTGCTGCCATTAAGGTCGATACACTCGAACTTGCCAGTCTGCAACTTGAAGCCTATTACGCAGAGTCCTTATCAGCTATTGATTCCTATCGCGGTGAATTTGATGCGTCGCGTGAGTCACTGGTAAGCTCCCTGAATGATCTTCAGCAATTAATTAAAGGCGAAGGTCAAAGTGCGCTCATAAACGGTACAGAAGCGTCAGTCACTCAGTACGTTGACCTCATTGACCAACTCTTTAACTATCAGCGTGAATACTTAGAGCTTCGCGGCACCACTTCTGAACAGCTTGACGAAATTGCTTTTAACATCGACGATGCCGCTATCATGCTGCTCGACACAATGGACATGTCGAATAACGAAGTGGTTTCGCGTGAAGCCAGCAACATAGAGTCATCATTATCAAGTTTAATTACCTTAATGTATGACTTAAACAAAGCCGGTAACCTCGACTCAGCAAATGTTATTAAAAGCGAAATTGACATCAATATAGACAGCATTCGCCCGCGTCTTGAAGCGTTAGACAATGAATCAACCGGTAGCGCAGAACAAATGGTAGACGATGCGGTAACAACTGTTCGTAACGCAATTGATAAACTGCAAGGTCCAGGTTCTTATCCAAACAATGTTATTTTGCGCCAACAACGCCGTGTCGATGCAGGTCGAGCTCTCGAACAAGCGCAGCAGCAGTCAGATACGTTAATGACGCAAACCGATGAGCTTCAGACTAGCGTCCGTAATATCGCTGAAGACAGCCGTAATTCAGCCGCGGATTCAATTTCGACCAGCAGTTGGATAAACAGCATTATCACGGTTATCTCTATTGCGCTGGCAGTACTTATTTCCTGGCTGACTGTGCGCAGCATCAGTCGTCCGCTGTCCCGCGTTAACCATATGCTGAATATTATGGCTGAAGGTAACTTAACTGAGCGTGTTGATTATGATGCTCAGGATGAGTTCGGTGAGCTTGCCACCAATACGAATAAACTGACGGTTAACTTGCGTAAGCTGATTGAAGGCATCGCCAATCGCGCCACGCAATTGGCAACTGCAGCTGAGCAGTCGTCAAATGTGTCAGACGAAACCACTAACGCCATTGATGAGCAACGTCGTCAAATTGAGCAGGTTGCGACGGCAACCCAAGAGATGAACAATACCGCCAGTGAAATGGCTGACGGCGCGGATCAAGCTCTTCGTGAAATTCAGCACTCTGATGACGAAGCTAAGCGTGTTCGTCAAATTTCAGATAAGAACCGCTCTACCATTGAGCAGTTGGCTCACGAAATTCAGGGCGCCTCTCAGGTTATCGATCAGCTGTCTGAAAACAGCAGTAACATCGGTGGCATTCTGGACGTTATCCGCGGTATTGCTGACCAAACCAACTTACTGGCACTAAACGCAGCTATTGAGGCCGCACGTGCCGGTGAGCAAGGCCGGGGCTTCGCGGTAGTTGCGGATGAAGTGAGAACGCTGGCAAGTCGCACTCAAGAGTCTACTGAAGAAATTCAGGACATGATTGAGAGCTTACAGACTGACTCGAAGCGCGCAGTAGAGGTTATGAACCGGGGTCGCGAACAGGCGGAGCTGAGCGTTCAACAGTCAGACGAAGCAGCCCAGGCACTACAATCAATTACTGAATCGGTGCATCAAGCCTCTGACAGCAGTAACCACATTGCTAACGCAGCACAAGAGCAAAGCCGCACTGCGCACGACATCAGTGAGCGACTTGAGTCAATTGTTTCTATTGCCGAGCAAACCGCTTCAGGCTCTAAACAAACAGCCCAGGCTTCAAATGAAGTGGCTAAGCTTGCTGACGAGTTACAAGACTCCATTAAGAGCTTCAGAGTGTAA
- a CDS encoding symmetrical bis(5'-nucleosyl)-tetraphosphatase, with protein MATYVVGDIQGCYRELMALLETVGFSHNTDQLWCVGDIVARGPDSADALRFFYKNEHSVHSVLGNHDLNLVAVLLGHREAKRNDKLNGILTASEKLDWVDWLRNQPLMHQLSESNVISHAGIYPWWSIDEAQVHADEVSDALKSTDFEHFIKSMFSNKPSKWDSSLSGFDRYRFIVNAFTRMRYCHPNGELDLTRKDDPNQHSSQDDLQPWFNFWSSNNYRLLFGHWAALMGKTHRQDIVALDTGCVWGQYMTLYDLNSDNFYYQNAFKA; from the coding sequence ATGGCAACTTACGTAGTCGGTGACATTCAAGGCTGTTATCGCGAGCTCATGGCGTTACTGGAAACCGTCGGTTTCAGTCATAACACAGACCAGCTTTGGTGTGTTGGTGATATCGTTGCAAGAGGCCCGGACTCAGCTGATGCACTGCGGTTTTTCTACAAGAATGAGCACTCGGTTCACTCAGTACTGGGCAATCACGATCTCAACTTGGTCGCTGTTCTTTTGGGCCATAGAGAAGCGAAGCGTAATGACAAGCTCAACGGCATTTTAACCGCATCCGAGAAGTTAGACTGGGTAGACTGGCTGCGAAACCAACCGTTGATGCATCAATTAAGTGAATCCAATGTGATTTCACACGCGGGTATTTACCCCTGGTGGTCTATCGATGAAGCTCAAGTTCACGCTGACGAGGTCTCCGATGCGTTGAAAAGCACTGACTTTGAACACTTTATTAAAAGCATGTTTAGTAATAAGCCTTCAAAATGGGACTCAAGTCTTAGCGGATTCGACCGATACCGTTTTATAGTGAACGCATTTACGCGTATGCGTTATTGTCACCCAAATGGTGAACTTGATTTAACTCGCAAGGATGATCCGAATCAACATTCGTCGCAGGATGACTTACAGCCGTGGTTTAACTTTTGGTCAAGCAACAACTATCGGCTATTATTCGGACATTGGGCTGCATTAATGGGCAAAACCCATCGCCAGGACATTGTTGCGTTAGATACTGGATGTGTTTGGGGACAATATATGACGCTGTATGACCTTAATAGTGATAACTTTTATTATCAAAATGCGTTTAAGGCTTAG
- the apaG gene encoding Co2+/Mg2+ efflux protein ApaG, which yields MAGIIEIEVNTHYLSAQSSPESEQYVFSYTITITNSTAQQVQLLAREWRITDAENKITRVAGDGVVGQQPILKAGESFSYTSGTVLATPIGTMEGHYLMLDENGDQFKADIPSFRLAIPNIIH from the coding sequence ATGGCAGGCATTATCGAGATTGAAGTCAATACGCACTACTTATCGGCACAGTCTTCGCCCGAGTCTGAGCAATATGTGTTTTCCTATACCATCACCATTACGAACTCGACAGCTCAACAAGTGCAATTGTTGGCAAGAGAATGGCGCATTACCGATGCTGAGAATAAGATTACCCGAGTCGCTGGTGACGGTGTTGTCGGGCAGCAACCGATCTTAAAGGCTGGTGAGTCTTTCAGCTACACCAGTGGTACCGTTTTAGCGACGCCCATTGGTACCATGGAAGGTCATTATTTAATGCTCGATGAAAACGGCGACCAGTTTAAGGCGGATATCCCGTCTTTCCGTCTCGCAATCCCCAATATTATTCACTAA
- the rsmA gene encoding 16S rRNA (adenine(1518)-N(6)/adenine(1519)-N(6))-dimethyltransferase RsmA, whose product MSKHQNHSQTHLGHRARKRFGQNFLNDESIIEEIVDAINPEPGENLIEIGPGLAALTEPVADRSGYLKVVEIDRDLVERLRTHPFLNQKLDVIEADALKTDFRQFTDEKPARVFGNLPYNISTPLIFHLLSFADSIEDMHFMLQKEVVDRLAAEPGSKNYGRISVGVQQACEVTPVVYVPPSAFTPPPKVESAVVRLTPYKTSPYQVKDRKQLHSLCLTAFNQRRKTIRNNLKGLIPAEQLESLGIDPSARPETLSVQDYCKLSDWLTEQAE is encoded by the coding sequence ATGAGTAAACACCAAAACCACTCCCAAACTCACTTGGGACACCGCGCCCGTAAACGCTTCGGTCAGAATTTCTTAAATGACGAAAGCATTATTGAAGAAATTGTTGATGCCATTAATCCGGAGCCCGGTGAAAACTTGATTGAAATTGGCCCAGGCCTGGCCGCTTTGACCGAGCCGGTGGCTGATCGTAGCGGTTATTTGAAAGTTGTCGAAATTGACCGAGACTTGGTTGAGCGCTTGCGTACGCACCCGTTTTTAAATCAAAAACTGGACGTTATAGAAGCGGATGCGCTTAAAACGGACTTTCGTCAATTTACCGATGAAAAACCAGCTCGTGTATTTGGCAACTTGCCCTACAATATCTCGACGCCACTTATCTTTCATTTACTGTCTTTTGCAGACAGCATTGAAGATATGCATTTTATGCTGCAAAAAGAAGTGGTTGACCGGTTAGCGGCGGAGCCAGGCTCAAAAAACTACGGCCGCATTAGCGTCGGTGTGCAGCAAGCATGTGAGGTAACTCCGGTTGTCTATGTGCCACCCTCGGCGTTTACCCCACCGCCGAAAGTAGAGTCAGCGGTGGTTCGCTTAACGCCTTATAAGACCAGTCCCTACCAGGTTAAAGACCGCAAACAATTGCACAGTTTGTGTTTGACAGCGTTTAACCAACGTCGTAAAACAATAAGAAATAACCTCAAAGGGCTGATACCCGCTGAGCAGTTAGAGTCGTTGGGCATTGACCCATCAGCTAGACCAGAAACGCTGTCAGTCCAGGACTATTGCAAACTTTCAGATTGGTTAACCGAGCAGGCTGAGTAA
- the pdxA gene encoding 4-hydroxythreonine-4-phosphate dehydrogenase PdxA, protein MSYPTLIFTPGEPAGIGPDLILKVAQQPLEAAVVVCADKNMLRERAELLNLPVTFHKYQKGQKVPKHEAGHLWVEHLPVCEPVTAGELTVANGHYVVDCLKRASDGNLSGEFDAIVTGPVHKGVINQAGVAFSGHTEFLAHEADCNDVVMMLATEGLRVALVTTHIPLAYVSKAITKERLTNILTILHNDLTQKFGETQPKILVCGLNPHAGESGHLGHEEIETIAPVIETLNAGGMNLHGPYPADTIFQPKYLDDASAVVAMYHDQGLPVLKYKGFGQAVNITLGLPYIRTSVDHGTALDLAGTGNINDGSCRLAIQTAIDMANASYYE, encoded by the coding sequence GTGAGTTATCCAACGCTGATATTTACTCCGGGTGAGCCTGCCGGCATTGGCCCGGATTTAATATTGAAAGTGGCGCAGCAGCCCCTGGAGGCTGCTGTTGTCGTTTGCGCTGATAAAAATATGCTGCGCGAGCGAGCAGAGCTTCTGAACTTGCCAGTGACATTCCATAAGTACCAAAAAGGCCAGAAAGTGCCTAAGCACGAGGCCGGTCATTTATGGGTTGAGCATTTACCTGTGTGTGAGCCTGTGACGGCTGGCGAGCTGACCGTAGCCAATGGCCATTATGTGGTCGATTGTTTAAAACGTGCATCCGATGGCAATTTATCGGGTGAATTTGATGCCATCGTGACCGGCCCTGTTCATAAAGGGGTGATTAATCAGGCAGGCGTCGCCTTTTCCGGGCACACTGAGTTTTTAGCTCACGAAGCAGATTGCAACGACGTTGTTATGATGCTGGCGACCGAGGGGCTACGCGTCGCATTAGTAACTACTCACATACCGTTAGCGTACGTTTCTAAAGCAATTACAAAGGAACGACTGACAAACATCCTGACGATATTGCACAACGACTTAACCCAAAAATTCGGCGAGACTCAGCCTAAAATTTTAGTCTGCGGCTTAAACCCACATGCCGGTGAGTCCGGTCATTTAGGCCATGAGGAAATTGAAACCATTGCTCCGGTTATCGAAACGCTCAATGCTGGTGGCATGAACTTACACGGCCCTTATCCCGCAGATACTATTTTTCAGCCCAAATACTTAGACGACGCCAGCGCCGTTGTCGCTATGTATCATGATCAGGGGCTGCCGGTTTTAAAGTACAAAGGCTTCGGACAAGCGGTCAATATTACGCTCGGCCTGCCCTACATTCGAACCTCAGTTGACCACGGTACCGCGCTCGATTTAGCGGGCACAGGCAATATAAACGACGGTAGCTGCCGCTTGGCAATACAAACCGCTATTGATATGGCAAACGCAAGTTATTATGAGTAA
- the surA gene encoding peptidylprolyl isomerase SurA yields the protein MKKLVAFFATAMLLATPLLVSNTTHAQQLLDRVVVVVDDGVVLQSQIDQLVQQVKAGNNFNSANAPSDEVLETQAIERLILQEIQLQMADRMGIEVSDAQLEQTINGIAQEQNLTVDELRQKMADNGISWASYRENVRNEITIQQVQRAAVQQRVSITPQEINNLVKLIDSNQSTQTEYRLGHILISADSNSSQSELEKAKDRAETVLRLLDEGSDFSDLAIRSSSGSAALDGGDMGWMTINSMPTLFAEAVEGKSAGDVVGPIRSGVGFHILKVQDKRGEQTVEVEEVKARHILIQPSVILSDNKAKEMLNSFREQIAAGDKTFEELAKEHSSDPGSASRGGDLGWARPDKYAPEFKEKVKTIPANTISEPFKTQFGWHIVEVTDRRTTDATNESKQERAYQMLFSRKFREELDNWQQEMRDQAYIRRVAE from the coding sequence ATGAAAAAATTGGTAGCTTTTTTTGCAACGGCAATGCTTTTGGCAACGCCATTGCTGGTCAGTAACACAACTCACGCACAGCAGCTTCTGGATCGGGTTGTTGTTGTCGTTGACGATGGTGTTGTATTACAAAGTCAAATTGACCAACTGGTGCAACAGGTAAAAGCAGGTAACAACTTCAACTCTGCTAATGCCCCCTCCGACGAAGTATTGGAAACCCAAGCGATTGAGCGACTGATATTGCAGGAAATTCAGCTACAAATGGCCGACCGCATGGGTATCGAAGTGAGTGATGCACAACTCGAGCAAACCATTAACGGCATTGCTCAAGAGCAAAACCTGACCGTAGATGAGCTGCGCCAGAAAATGGCTGACAATGGTATTAGCTGGGCGAGCTACCGCGAAAATGTTCGCAACGAAATTACCATTCAGCAGGTTCAACGAGCGGCTGTACAGCAGCGTGTCTCGATTACTCCGCAAGAAATCAATAACCTGGTTAAACTAATAGACAGTAACCAAAGCACTCAAACCGAATACCGTTTAGGCCATATTCTTATCTCTGCAGACTCTAACTCATCGCAAAGCGAGCTAGAAAAAGCGAAAGATCGTGCTGAGACCGTGTTACGACTGCTGGACGAAGGAAGCGATTTTTCTGACTTGGCAATACGTTCGTCGTCAGGCTCGGCGGCATTAGACGGCGGTGACATGGGCTGGATGACAATTAATAGTATGCCAACGTTGTTCGCTGAAGCCGTTGAAGGAAAATCAGCCGGAGATGTCGTTGGTCCTATTCGCAGTGGTGTTGGTTTCCACATTCTGAAAGTTCAGGACAAACGCGGCGAGCAAACCGTTGAAGTTGAAGAAGTCAAAGCACGTCATATTCTGATTCAGCCGTCTGTTATTTTGTCCGACAATAAGGCAAAAGAAATGCTGAATTCGTTCCGTGAGCAAATAGCTGCCGGAGACAAAACGTTTGAAGAATTAGCGAAGGAACACTCGTCAGATCCTGGTTCGGCTTCGCGTGGTGGCGATTTAGGCTGGGCACGCCCGGACAAGTACGCACCTGAATTCAAAGAAAAAGTTAAAACCATTCCAGCGAATACCATTAGTGAGCCGTTCAAGACTCAGTTTGGCTGGCATATAGTGGAAGTGACAGACAGACGTACGACCGACGCAACCAACGAAAGCAAACAAGAACGTGCTTATCAGATGTTGTTTAGCCGTAAGTTCCGTGAAGAATTGGACAACTGGCAACAGGAAATGCGCGATCAAGCCTACATAAGACGGGTTGCTGAGTGA